One window of Microbacterium sp. 1S1 genomic DNA carries:
- a CDS encoding dihydrolipoamide acetyltransferase family protein, whose product MSTQNFPLPDVGEGLTEAEIVTWKVAPGDRVAINDVICEIETAKSLVELPSPHAGVVGELLVDEGATVEVGTPIITFVTDVRDDAGPGVVATAEAPAPEEGGGSVLVGYGSGGGATSRRKRPAERPVRSSVGVIAKPPIRKLARDLGVDLTSVTPTGADGEVTRDDVMKHASQASVFRNIETPEWGTVREETVPAPQAPSGLARGLAPVRPSAAGDDRTESIPVKGVRKATSSAMVQSAYSAPHVTVWKEIDATRTMELVKRLKASPDYADIKVSPLLIMARAVIWAVRRTPMVNAAWIDTEAGAEIAVRHYVNLGIAAATPRGLLVPNIKDAQDLSMKDLARALNRLTLTAREGKTPPADQQGGTITITNIGVFGMDAGTPIINPGEAGIVAMGTISQKPWVVDGEVRPRWVTTVAGSFDHRVIDGDGMSRFIADVASILEEPALLVD is encoded by the coding sequence ATGAGCACGCAGAACTTCCCCCTTCCGGACGTCGGCGAGGGGCTGACCGAGGCCGAGATCGTCACGTGGAAGGTGGCACCGGGCGACCGGGTCGCCATCAACGACGTGATCTGTGAGATCGAGACGGCGAAGTCCCTGGTCGAGCTGCCCTCGCCGCATGCCGGCGTCGTGGGGGAGTTGCTCGTCGACGAGGGGGCGACGGTCGAGGTCGGCACGCCGATCATCACCTTCGTCACGGACGTCAGGGACGACGCGGGGCCTGGTGTCGTCGCGACCGCGGAGGCTCCCGCGCCCGAGGAGGGCGGGGGCTCGGTCCTCGTCGGCTACGGTTCCGGCGGCGGGGCGACCTCCCGGAGGAAGCGGCCGGCCGAGCGTCCCGTGCGCTCCTCGGTCGGCGTGATCGCGAAGCCGCCGATCCGGAAGCTCGCCCGCGACCTGGGGGTCGACCTCACGAGCGTGACGCCCACCGGTGCCGACGGCGAGGTCACGCGCGACGACGTCATGAAGCACGCGTCGCAGGCCAGCGTCTTCCGGAACATCGAGACCCCCGAATGGGGCACCGTGCGGGAGGAGACCGTGCCGGCTCCGCAGGCACCGTCCGGGCTGGCCCGCGGCCTCGCTCCGGTTCGTCCCTCCGCGGCGGGCGACGACCGCACCGAGTCCATCCCGGTGAAGGGCGTGCGCAAGGCGACGTCGTCGGCGATGGTGCAGAGTGCCTACTCCGCGCCGCACGTGACGGTGTGGAAGGAGATCGACGCGACCCGCACGATGGAGCTCGTCAAGCGCCTCAAGGCTTCGCCCGACTACGCCGACATCAAGGTGTCGCCGCTGCTCATCATGGCCCGTGCGGTGATCTGGGCGGTCCGTCGCACCCCCATGGTCAACGCGGCCTGGATCGACACGGAGGCCGGGGCTGAGATCGCCGTGCGCCACTACGTGAACCTCGGCATCGCCGCCGCGACGCCCCGAGGCCTGCTGGTGCCGAACATCAAGGACGCGCAGGACCTCAGCATGAAGGACCTGGCCCGGGCCCTGAACCGTCTCACCCTCACGGCGCGCGAGGGGAAGACCCCGCCGGCCGACCAGCAGGGCGGCACCATCACCATCACGAACATCGGGGTGTTCGGGATGGATGCGGGCACCCCGATCATCAACCCGGGCGAGGCGGGCATCGTCGCCATGGGAACGATCAGCCAGAAGCCGTGGGTCGTCGACGGCGAGGTGCGTCCGCGCTGGGTGACCACGGTCGCCGGCTCGTTCGACCACCGCGTGATCGACGGCGACGGCATGAGCCGCTTCATCGCCGATGTCGCCTCGATCCTCGAGGAGCCGGCACTCCTCGTCGACTGA